CGCGTTTCAAGGGCCAGGAAGAAGTCCAAAAATTAACAGAGAAATATACAAAGAAGATCGACGAGCTTTTAAAGAATAAAGAGAAAGAACTTGATACTATATAATGGTGTGGGCCGCTAGCTCATATTGGTAGAGCATCGCCCTTTTAAGGCGGTGGCGCCGCGTTCGATTCGCGGGCGGCTCACCATCCTACGCTCAAATAGAGCGAATCTTCGCAGCATGCTACGGATGGCAAGCCAGAATCAAAGATGACCAAACCTCCTTATAAAATCATCGAACATACTGCTGATGTTAGGATAAAGGCGAATGGCCGAACTCTCAAGGAGTTATTCGAGAATGCAGCAAAAGGCATGTTCGGGATCATCGGCGGCCCCAGTACCACTCGCTTCGCTCGGGTACGGGGTAAACAAGCACACAGAAAAATAGAGATACAAAAAGACGTTCAGAGTTTTGAAGAATTATTAGTATATTGGCTGAGCGAGTTATTGTATATTTTTAATAGAGATCAAATAATTTTTAGCAGTTTTAATATTCGAGAATTAGAAAAAAATCGATTAGTCGCTGAATCCTCAGGCGAGAAAATAGCCCCCGAAAACACCGACCTCCAGACAGAAATCAAGGCAGTCACCTTCCACGACCTTAAAATAGAAAAAAATAACGCAGGCTTTACCTGCAAAATCATTTTTGATGTATAAGATAGAAAAGATAGATAACTATCGCTGGAAAATACCTACCTCTTACAAGCAAGGCATGAAAGTTCCTGGCGTTATCTACGCAAGCGAATGTCTTCTTCCTGAAATCCTCAAAGACAAGGCACCTGAACAAGTAGCAAATGTTGCATTCCTGCCAGGCATAGTTAAATATTCTCTTGCCATGCCTGATATCCATTGGGGCTATGGTTTTTCAATAGGCGGCGTAGCAGCTACAGATCCTAAAGAAAACGGTGTGATTTCACCAGGAGGAGTAGGCTATGACATAAATTGTGGAGTACGACTTCTGCGAAGTGACTTAACAGCTCAAGATATAAAACCAAAATTGCAAAATTTGATCAACAGTTTATTTAGCAATGTTCCATGCGGCGTTG
The sequence above is a segment of the Candidatus Gorgyraea atricola genome. Coding sequences within it:
- a CDS encoding archease, producing the protein MTKPPYKIIEHTADVRIKANGRTLKELFENAAKGMFGIIGGPSTTRFARVRGKQAHRKIEIQKDVQSFEELLVYWLSELLYIFNRDQIIFSSFNIRELEKNRLVAESSGEKIAPENTDLQTEIKAVTFHDLKIEKNNAGFTCKIIFDV